In Nocardia sputorum, a single genomic region encodes these proteins:
- a CDS encoding VOC family protein: protein MIACGPIFQLCWVVADLAAACQAFTTRYGVGEWFTIPEVHFGPDAAELRGAPAEYTIAVALGYAGGQQLELIEPRGGVSLYAEHLDRLGPGLHHAAWVPDDYDAALAEAAAAGIEIAARGRFEGVGMEFAYLEGGPIGSHIELLRLSPEMKALFDHLIPEGFTNPWQ, encoded by the coding sequence ATGATCGCCTGCGGTCCGATCTTCCAACTGTGCTGGGTGGTAGCCGATCTGGCCGCGGCCTGCCAGGCGTTCACCACCCGGTACGGGGTGGGCGAGTGGTTCACCATCCCGGAGGTCCACTTCGGTCCCGACGCCGCCGAACTGCGCGGCGCCCCGGCGGAGTACACCATCGCCGTGGCGCTCGGCTATGCCGGTGGCCAGCAGTTGGAGCTGATCGAGCCGCGCGGCGGAGTGAGCCTGTATGCCGAGCATCTGGACCGTCTCGGTCCAGGGCTGCATCACGCCGCCTGGGTGCCCGATGACTACGACGCCGCGCTCGCGGAGGCCGCGGCGGCGGGGATCGAGATCGCCGCGCGCGGACGGTTCGAGGGCGTCGGGATGGAGTTCGCCTATCTCGAGGGCGGGCCGATCGGCTCGCACATCGAATTGCTGCGGTTGTCGCCGGAGATGAAGGCGCTGTTCGACCACTTGATTCCGGAAGGCTTCACCAACCCATGGCAGTAG
- a CDS encoding TIGR03619 family F420-dependent LLM class oxidoreductase yields MRFTYAETMTDPSYYLALAKAAEEAGYTSMAVADSVAYPKESDAKYPYTPDGSREFLEDKPFVEAFVLSAAMAAVTTTLRFTPFVLKLPIRPPVLVAKQAASVAALSGNRFGLGVGISPWPDDFEIMGVPFDKRGARMDECIDIVRGLSAGGYFEYHGQFYDIPPIKISPVPTEPVPILVGGHSKPALRRAAQRGDGWMHAGGDGAELDRLLAELDALRAEYGTRKDFEVHVISLDGFTVDGIKRLEDKGVTDVIVGFRLPYTTEQDTEPLETKIANLSRFAEKVIARVNR; encoded by the coding sequence ATGCGTTTCACCTACGCCGAGACGATGACCGATCCGTCGTATTACCTCGCTCTCGCCAAAGCCGCCGAGGAGGCGGGCTACACCTCCATGGCCGTGGCCGACAGCGTGGCGTATCCGAAGGAATCCGACGCGAAGTACCCCTACACCCCCGACGGCAGCCGTGAATTCCTGGAGGACAAGCCGTTCGTGGAGGCGTTCGTGCTCAGCGCGGCGATGGCGGCGGTGACCACCACGTTGCGTTTCACGCCGTTCGTGCTGAAGCTGCCGATCCGGCCGCCCGTGCTGGTGGCCAAGCAGGCCGCCTCGGTGGCCGCGCTGAGCGGCAACCGGTTCGGGCTCGGCGTCGGCATCAGCCCGTGGCCGGACGACTTCGAGATCATGGGGGTGCCGTTCGACAAGCGCGGCGCGCGGATGGACGAGTGCATCGATATCGTGCGCGGGCTCTCGGCGGGCGGCTACTTCGAATACCACGGGCAGTTCTACGACATTCCGCCGATCAAGATCAGCCCGGTGCCGACCGAGCCGGTGCCGATCCTGGTCGGCGGGCACAGCAAACCCGCGTTGCGGCGGGCCGCGCAGCGTGGTGACGGGTGGATGCACGCGGGTGGCGACGGCGCCGAACTGGACCGGCTGCTGGCCGAACTGGACGCGCTGCGCGCGGAGTACGGCACCCGCAAGGATTTCGAGGTGCACGTCATCTCGCTGGACGGTTTCACCGTCGACGGCATCAAACGACTCGAGGACAAAGGGGTCACCGACGTGATCGTCGGCTTCCGGCTGCCTTACACCACCGAGCAGGACACCGAGCCGCTGGAGACGAAGATCGCCAACCTGTCGCGCTTCGCCGAGAAGGTCATCGCACGCGTCAACCGGTGA
- a CDS encoding fructosamine kinase family protein, which yields MSRAAHLSALLAAPIRTVTDLGASHAWTLHRAELTDGRIVFVKASDGPTPVFAAEAAGLTWLRSAAPGPAGDGALLPEVLAADERMLVLPWLRETGPTPTAAERLGRELAALHAGGSEQFGAPWEGWIASLPLPNTPTDGPWSRWYAEHRLAPYLSRAAGALGAEGTRLIERVIDRIDELAGPPEPPARLHGDLWSGNILWTPERAMLVDPAAHAGHRETDLAMLALFGAAHLDRIQAAYHETRPLADGWRARTPLHQLHPLLVHVVLFGAGYRAQTLAAAAAALAS from the coding sequence GTGAGCCGCGCCGCCCACCTGTCGGCCCTGCTGGCGGCGCCGATTCGCACCGTCACCGATCTCGGCGCCAGCCATGCCTGGACGCTGCACCGCGCCGAACTGACCGACGGCCGGATCGTCTTCGTGAAGGCCTCGGACGGCCCGACGCCCGTCTTCGCGGCCGAAGCGGCGGGACTGACCTGGCTGCGCAGCGCCGCGCCGGGCCCGGCAGGCGACGGCGCCTTACTGCCGGAGGTGCTGGCGGCCGACGAGCGGATGCTGGTGCTGCCATGGCTGCGGGAGACCGGCCCCACGCCCACGGCCGCCGAGCGGCTGGGCCGGGAACTGGCCGCGCTGCACGCCGGCGGATCCGAGCAGTTCGGGGCGCCGTGGGAAGGCTGGATCGCGAGCCTGCCGCTGCCGAACACCCCGACGGACGGACCATGGTCGCGGTGGTACGCCGAACATCGCCTCGCGCCCTACCTGTCCCGGGCGGCCGGTGCGCTCGGCGCCGAGGGAACCCGCCTGATCGAGCGCGTCATCGACCGCATCGACGAGCTGGCGGGGCCGCCCGAACCACCGGCCCGCCTCCACGGCGACCTGTGGTCGGGCAACATCCTGTGGACCCCGGAACGGGCCATGCTCGTCGACCCGGCCGCGCACGCAGGTCACCGCGAGACCGACCTGGCCATGCTCGCCCTTTTCGGCGCCGCGCACCTGGACCGCATCCAGGCCGCCTACCACGAGACCCGCCCGCTCGCCGACGGGTGGCGCGCCCGCACGCCGCTGCATCAGTTGCATCCGCTGCTGGTGCACGTCGTGCTGTTCGGCGCCGGTTACCGGGCGCAGACCCTCGCGGCGGCCGCCGCGGCGCTCGCGTCGTGA
- a CDS encoding helix-turn-helix domain-containing protein, giving the protein MSTPTAGDLLRHWRLERRLSQLELAGRADTSARHLSFIETGRATPSRTMIVHLSEHLEIPLRERNRVLLAAGYAPAYAQPGLDTPAMDAVRGAMRQILAGHEPYPALAIDQNWTMIDANSGVAVLIAGIDPALTQPPVNALRLSLHPDGMAGRIRNLAEWRGHIFARLARQAEVTGSRDLADLLEELRSYPGGEVELAVPEPDQAVVPLRIDHDGDELSFLSVTTVFGTPMNVTVAELAIESFFPADEDTMKRLTAGVR; this is encoded by the coding sequence GTGAGTACCCCGACGGCAGGTGACCTGCTGCGACATTGGCGCCTGGAACGCAGGCTGAGCCAGCTGGAGCTGGCCGGACGAGCCGACACCTCGGCGCGGCACCTCAGCTTCATCGAGACCGGACGCGCTACCCCCAGCCGGACGATGATCGTGCATCTGTCCGAGCATCTGGAGATCCCGTTGCGCGAACGCAACCGCGTCCTGCTGGCCGCGGGCTACGCCCCGGCCTACGCACAGCCCGGCCTGGACACCCCGGCCATGGACGCCGTCCGCGGCGCGATGCGCCAGATCCTGGCCGGCCACGAGCCCTACCCCGCGCTGGCCATCGACCAGAACTGGACGATGATCGACGCCAACAGCGGCGTGGCCGTCCTCATCGCCGGCATCGATCCGGCATTGACGCAACCGCCGGTGAACGCCCTGCGGCTGAGCCTGCACCCCGACGGCATGGCCGGGCGCATCCGCAACCTCGCCGAATGGCGCGGCCACATCTTCGCCCGTCTGGCGCGCCAGGCCGAGGTCACCGGATCCCGGGACCTGGCCGACCTGCTCGAGGAACTGCGGTCCTACCCCGGCGGCGAAGTGGAACTCGCCGTCCCCGAACCCGACCAGGCGGTGGTTCCCCTGCGGATCGACCACGACGGCGACGAGTTGTCGTTCCTCAGTGTCACGACGGTGTTCGGCACCCCGATGAACGTCACCGTCGCCGAACTGGCCATCGAATCGTTCTTCCCCGCCGACGAGGACACCATGAAACGGCTCACCGCGGGCGTCCGGTGA
- a CDS encoding antibiotic biosynthesis monooxygenase, whose amino-acid sequence MYARSSTIAAQPSSIDDGLAYLRDELMPNLPEIQGWVGLSLMADRSTGRCIATTSWETEEALHASRGRVQPLREGMARRLGGRAERVEEWEIAVMHRDHPAGDGSCTRCTWVQVDPGQLDRLADTFKNEVLPQTEMLDGFCSASLFIDRDSGRAVGATVWENREAMDGSREQTNRIRATATQRVGANVLEVGEFDLAFAHLRVPEMA is encoded by the coding sequence GTGTACGCACGTTCCAGCACCATCGCGGCCCAGCCGTCATCGATCGACGACGGGCTCGCGTATCTGCGCGATGAATTGATGCCGAATCTGCCCGAGATCCAGGGGTGGGTCGGTTTGTCCCTGATGGCCGACCGGTCGACGGGACGCTGCATCGCCACGACCTCGTGGGAGACCGAGGAGGCTCTGCACGCCAGCAGAGGGCGCGTCCAGCCACTGCGCGAGGGCATGGCCCGGCGGCTCGGCGGGCGGGCCGAGCGGGTGGAGGAGTGGGAGATCGCGGTGATGCACCGCGACCATCCGGCCGGCGACGGCTCCTGCACCCGGTGCACGTGGGTTCAGGTGGATCCGGGCCAGCTCGATCGGCTGGCCGACACATTCAAGAACGAAGTGCTGCCGCAGACGGAGATGCTCGACGGGTTCTGCAGCGCCAGCCTGTTCATCGACCGGGACAGCGGCCGAGCCGTCGGCGCGACGGTGTGGGAGAACCGGGAGGCGATGGACGGCAGCCGCGAGCAGACCAATCGGATCAGGGCGACGGCGACCCAGCGGGTTGGGGCCAACGTCCTGGAGGTGGGGGAGTTCGATCTGGCCTTCGCGCACCTGCGCGTCCCCGAGATGGCCTGA
- a CDS encoding inorganic diphosphatase: protein MTDPVPLEDSESLRLARLFLDATVDLVIDRPYGSHHPRCGFRYLANYGYVPLTRAPDGQELDAYFLGPAEPMVFARGRCVGIIHRFYDDDDKLLIVPSADPVLDDAAIHQAVAFQETPGHYVLVRS, encoded by the coding sequence ATGACCGACCCGGTGCCGCTCGAGGATTCCGAGTCGCTGCGGCTGGCGCGCCTGTTCCTCGATGCCACAGTGGATCTCGTGATCGACCGGCCCTACGGAAGCCATCACCCCCGGTGCGGATTCCGCTACCTCGCCAACTACGGCTACGTCCCGCTCACCCGCGCCCCCGATGGGCAGGAACTCGACGCGTACTTCCTCGGACCGGCCGAACCGATGGTCTTCGCACGGGGACGCTGCGTCGGGATCATCCACCGGTTCTACGACGATGACGACAAGCTTCTGATCGTCCCGAGCGCAGATCCGGTCCTGGACGACGCGGCGATCCATCAGGCCGTCGCGTTCCAGGAGACCCCAGGTCACTACGTCCTCGTACGGAGCTGA
- a CDS encoding DUF6480 family protein — translation MSAMDPDPAKTPDLEPGGGVPPGATPPDTPQTSGLSAPEPSTRHHFPVTGVVAMLIGAVVILLFVAAAVGIVVSML, via the coding sequence ATGAGCGCGATGGATCCCGATCCCGCGAAAACACCCGATCTGGAACCCGGCGGCGGAGTGCCGCCGGGCGCCACGCCCCCGGACACGCCGCAGACCTCCGGGCTGTCGGCGCCGGAGCCCAGCACCAGACACCACTTCCCCGTCACCGGGGTCGTGGCGATGCTCATCGGGGCGGTGGTGATCCTGCTCTTCGTCGCCGCGGCGGTCGGCATCGTGGTGTCGATGCTGTGA
- a CDS encoding SDR family oxidoreductase: protein MGFPEQQQDVPGIQARMTPVPDCGEDSYRGSGKLTGKAAVITGADSGIGRAVAIAYAREGADVLISYLDEDEDAKQVADLVTQAGRKAVLVPGDLSEAAHCRAVIDRAVREFGKIDVLVSNAAFQMTHETLEEISDEEFEHTVKLNINAYFYLVKAALPHMPPGSSIIGSSSVNSDMPSPTLAPYAATKAAIANFSASLAQLLGERGIRVNSVAPGPIWTPLIPATMPVEKVAKFGDDTPLGRAGQPAELAPTYVMLASDDGSYVSGARIAVTGGRPIL, encoded by the coding sequence ATGGGTTTTCCCGAACAGCAGCAAGACGTCCCTGGTATCCAGGCCAGGATGACCCCGGTCCCGGACTGCGGTGAGGACAGCTACCGCGGCTCCGGGAAGTTGACCGGCAAAGCCGCCGTCATCACCGGCGCCGACAGCGGCATCGGACGGGCGGTGGCGATCGCCTACGCGCGCGAGGGCGCGGATGTGCTCATCTCCTACCTCGACGAGGACGAGGACGCCAAACAGGTCGCCGACCTGGTGACGCAGGCCGGACGCAAAGCCGTGCTCGTGCCCGGCGACCTGTCCGAGGCCGCGCACTGCCGCGCCGTCATCGACCGTGCGGTGCGCGAATTCGGGAAGATCGACGTCCTGGTGAGCAACGCGGCGTTCCAGATGACGCACGAGACGCTCGAGGAGATCAGCGACGAGGAATTCGAGCACACCGTCAAACTGAACATCAACGCCTACTTCTATCTGGTGAAGGCGGCGCTGCCGCACATGCCCCCCGGCTCGTCGATCATCGGCAGCTCCTCGGTCAACTCCGACATGCCCTCACCCACCCTGGCTCCGTACGCGGCGACCAAAGCCGCCATCGCGAATTTCTCCGCCAGCCTCGCGCAGCTGCTGGGCGAACGCGGGATCCGGGTCAACAGCGTCGCGCCGGGCCCGATCTGGACCCCGTTGATCCCGGCCACGATGCCGGTGGAGAAGGTCGCGAAATTCGGCGACGATACCCCGCTGGGTCGTGCCGGTCAGCCGGCCGAACTGGCCCCCACCTACGTCATGCTGGCCTCCGACGACGGCAGCTACGTCTCCGGCGCCCGCATCGCGGTCACCGGGGGCAGGCCGATCCTGTGA
- a CDS encoding hemerythrin domain-containing protein — protein MTDQDVVDLLTAQHAKIRELLARLQAGPDAKQDLFTDLVRLLAVHESAEEEVVHPVAGRARFGADADIVQPRLAEENAAKRALADLYHLGVDHPEFDARLARFAAAVDEHATHEEAEEFPLLRAQFSSSQLKRMAGSVRAAEAVAPTRPHPHAGESAPANLLAGPPLALFDRTRDAVRDWRQQQDT, from the coding sequence ATGACCGACCAGGATGTCGTCGACCTGCTCACCGCCCAGCACGCGAAGATCCGCGAGCTGCTGGCGCGACTACAGGCGGGTCCCGACGCGAAACAGGATCTGTTCACCGACCTGGTGCGGTTGCTGGCCGTGCACGAGAGCGCCGAGGAGGAGGTCGTGCACCCGGTGGCCGGGCGAGCCCGTTTCGGCGCCGACGCCGACATCGTGCAACCGCGGTTGGCGGAGGAGAACGCGGCCAAACGCGCGCTGGCCGACCTCTACCACCTCGGTGTGGACCATCCGGAGTTCGATGCCCGGCTGGCCCGGTTCGCCGCCGCGGTCGACGAGCACGCCACGCACGAGGAAGCCGAGGAGTTCCCGCTGCTGCGCGCGCAGTTCTCCAGCAGCCAACTGAAGCGGATGGCCGGATCGGTGCGGGCCGCCGAGGCGGTGGCGCCCACCCGCCCGCATCCGCACGCGGGGGAGTCCGCGCCGGCGAACCTGCTGGCCGGCCCGCCGTTGGCGCTGTTCGACCGCACGCGCGACGCGGTGCGCGACTGGCGGCAGCAGCAGGACACGTGA
- a CDS encoding thiamine pyrophosphate-requiring protein has protein sequence MAQQVGDYVVQRLREWGVEQVFGYPGDGINGLIAAFGRAEDTPAFIQARHEEMSAFQATGYAKFSGKVGVCTATSGPGAIHLLNGLYDAKLDHVPVVAIVGQTARSAMGGSYQQEVDLQSLFKDVASDYLVEVNVASQLPNALDRAFRIAAARRAPTAVIIPSDLQEEQYHPPQHAFKQVPSSPPGSLSTRVVPAHEDIRRAAEVLEAGSKVAILVGQGARAAAEEVIELAERTGAGVAKALLGKDVLPDDLPFVTGAIGLLGSRPSYELMRDCDTLLIVGSNFPYSQFLPEPGQARAVQIDLDGAMIGMRYPTEVNLVGDAKSTLAELIPLVRRKGDRSWRERVEKNVARWWQTVERQSLLDAEPVNPMRVVWELSERIPEDAIVTADSGSSTNWYARCLRFRGRMRGSLSGTLATMGPGVPYAIGAKFAHPDRPVIALVGDGAMQMNGMAELLTIARYRPRWRDQRLVVCVFHNNDLNQVTWELRAMGGAPKFEQSQTLPDVSYAEVAHSAGLTGITVRTPEELGPAWDSALHADGPVVLDVHCDPDVPPIPPHATWDQMKDTAEAVLRGDPDAWHLVAQGAKAKVQEFIP, from the coding sequence ATGGCTCAACAGGTCGGTGACTACGTCGTGCAGCGTCTGCGGGAGTGGGGCGTCGAGCAGGTCTTCGGTTATCCCGGCGACGGGATCAACGGCCTGATCGCCGCTTTCGGCCGCGCCGAGGACACGCCGGCGTTCATCCAAGCCCGCCACGAGGAGATGTCGGCGTTCCAGGCCACCGGATACGCCAAATTCAGCGGCAAGGTGGGCGTGTGCACCGCGACCTCGGGGCCCGGGGCGATTCACCTGCTCAACGGGCTGTACGACGCGAAGCTCGATCACGTCCCGGTGGTGGCGATCGTCGGGCAGACCGCCCGCAGCGCCATGGGCGGCAGCTATCAGCAGGAAGTGGATCTGCAGAGTCTGTTCAAGGACGTGGCGTCGGACTATCTGGTCGAGGTGAACGTGGCCAGCCAGCTGCCCAACGCGCTGGATCGCGCCTTCCGGATCGCGGCCGCGCGCCGGGCCCCGACCGCGGTGATCATCCCGTCGGATCTGCAAGAAGAGCAATACCATCCACCGCAGCACGCCTTCAAGCAGGTGCCGTCGAGCCCACCGGGATCGCTCTCGACACGCGTGGTGCCCGCGCACGAGGACATCCGGCGCGCGGCGGAGGTGCTCGAGGCCGGATCGAAGGTCGCCATCCTCGTCGGTCAGGGCGCCCGCGCGGCCGCCGAGGAGGTCATCGAGCTCGCCGAGCGCACCGGCGCGGGCGTGGCGAAGGCGCTGCTGGGCAAGGACGTGCTGCCCGACGACCTGCCTTTCGTCACGGGCGCGATCGGATTGCTCGGCAGCAGGCCCAGTTACGAGCTCATGCGCGACTGCGACACGCTGCTGATCGTCGGATCGAATTTCCCCTACAGCCAGTTCCTGCCCGAACCGGGGCAGGCGCGCGCGGTGCAGATCGACCTCGACGGCGCCATGATCGGCATGCGGTACCCCACCGAGGTGAACCTGGTCGGCGACGCGAAATCGACGCTGGCGGAGCTGATTCCGCTGGTGCGGCGCAAGGGCGACCGCAGCTGGCGGGAGCGGGTCGAGAAGAACGTCGCCCGCTGGTGGCAGACCGTCGAACGCCAATCCCTGCTGGACGCCGAACCGGTCAACCCGATGCGGGTGGTGTGGGAGCTGTCCGAACGCATTCCCGAGGATGCCATCGTCACCGCGGATTCCGGGTCCTCGACCAACTGGTACGCCCGCTGCCTGCGCTTTCGCGGCCGGATGCGCGGATCGCTGTCGGGCACCTTGGCCACCATGGGCCCCGGCGTGCCCTACGCCATCGGCGCCAAGTTCGCCCACCCCGACCGGCCCGTGATCGCGCTGGTCGGCGACGGCGCCATGCAGATGAACGGCATGGCCGAACTGCTGACCATCGCCCGCTACCGCCCCCGCTGGCGCGACCAGCGCCTGGTCGTCTGCGTCTTCCACAACAACGACCTCAACCAGGTCACCTGGGAGCTGCGGGCCATGGGCGGCGCGCCGAAATTCGAGCAGTCGCAAACGCTTCCCGACGTCTCCTACGCCGAGGTCGCCCACAGCGCCGGCCTGACCGGCATCACCGTGCGGACCCCCGAGGAGCTGGGCCCGGCCTGGGACAGCGCCCTGCACGCCGACGGCCCGGTCGTGCTCGACGTGCACTGCGACCCCGACGTGCCGCCCATCCCGCCGCACGCGACCTGGGATCAGATGAAGGACACCGCCGAAGCCGTGCTGCGCGGCGACCCCGACGCCTGGCACCTGGTCGCGCAGGGCGCGAAAGCCAAAGTCCAGGAATTCATTCCGTAG